The genome window ACTCAGGTGTTTCCAGCACTACAACTTCATCTGCTGCCTGACGCAGCTCTTTTTGCTTATCCCAGCCAGAAACCGGAGCCGCCACTACAATTTTACCAGCTCCCATGTTCCTGCACATTTTAATTGCCGCAAACACTGTAGAACCGGTAGCGATGCCATCGTCTACCAGCAGCACCGTTTTATCTTTTAAGGAAGGCAGTGGTTCCCCGTTGCGCAGCGCTTTCACTCTTCTTTCAATCTCTACTTGCTGCTGCTCCTCTATCCTCTCAATCAACTCTTTTGACAGGCCGGCCTGTGCACTTGGGTTTAAATAAATGCTTCCATCTTCTGCTATAGCTCCTACTGCATATTCGGGGTTATGCGGATGCCCCAGTTTACGAGCTACCAGCAAAGAGAAGTCAGCATCTAAATGCCGGGCAACATAATAAGCTGTTTCTGCACCTCCTCTTGGTATCCCTAACACGATGGCGCCTTTCCCTTTATACTTCTCCAGCGCTTCTGCCAACTGTAAAGCAGCATCTTTCCGATCCCTGAACATCGCCTGAATTTAACCAATGTTTATACTTCCGATACTTTACCAATTCCTAATAAAGCCACAATGGCTCTTACCGTTTTGTCCTCTTCTTTTTTACGATTGTAATTTGAACAGGTACACCGGTTGCATCAACGCGTTGGGTTGGTAGCAGATTAAGTATAGTTACTTACCCAATGGTGCTGGGCTACATTTTGCTTTTAACCAGAAGCTCCTTCTTTTCCTGTTTTGCTACATACGGGAAGTGGCTTTTATACTTGTTTAGTCTGCTCTCGAATACATGCCAGAAAAAAGCACTTAACAGCAGCAAAAGAACTGTA of Pontibacter deserti contains these proteins:
- a CDS encoding phosphoribosyltransferase, with the protein product MFRDRKDAALQLAEALEKYKGKGAIVLGIPRGGAETAYYVARHLDADFSLLVARKLGHPHNPEYAVGAIAEDGSIYLNPSAQAGLSKELIERIEEQQQVEIERRVKALRNGEPLPSLKDKTVLLVDDGIATGSTVFAAIKMCRNMGAGKIVVAAPVSGWDKQKELRQAADEVVVLETPEFYSGVSQVYAYFRNLTDDEALAFMQKWKAEHQAS